A section of the Clostridium felsineum DSM 794 genome encodes:
- the nirJ2 gene encoding putative heme d1 biosynthesis radical SAM protein NirJ2, giving the protein MIVSWNTTNSCNMNCKHCYRDSGEKLEGELTTKEGKKLIDEIVKANFKMMIFSGGEPLIRKDIYELINYGVKSGLRCVLGSNGTLITSNAAEKLKKAGISTVAVSLDSIKAKKHDNFRGLKGAWESTIIGIENLKKAGIKFQINTTVMNWNKYEITNITDFAIGIGASSHHVFFMVPTGRGENIESEILNKVDYENSIKEVMLKGQEGRIEIKPTCAPQFVRIAEENEVQTRFKKGCLAGISYCIVSPIGNVQPCAYLNISVGNVREKAFYEIWEESLVLKKLRHKEYEGKCNVCEYKNSCGGCRARAAFYNNQNIMASDDFCLHYI; this is encoded by the coding sequence ATTGCAAACACTGTTATAGAGACTCAGGTGAAAAATTAGAGGGAGAACTTACTACAAAGGAAGGGAAAAAGCTCATAGATGAAATTGTAAAGGCTAATTTTAAAATGATGATTTTTTCTGGTGGAGAGCCACTTATTAGAAAAGATATTTATGAACTTATTAATTATGGAGTAAAATCGGGGCTTAGATGTGTTTTGGGAAGTAATGGTACACTTATAACTTCAAATGCCGCGGAGAAATTAAAAAAAGCTGGAATTAGCACTGTTGCAGTAAGCTTGGACAGCATTAAAGCTAAAAAGCATGATAATTTTAGGGGACTTAAAGGGGCATGGGAAAGTACAATTATAGGAATTGAAAATCTAAAAAAAGCTGGTATTAAGTTTCAAATAAATACTACAGTAATGAATTGGAACAAATATGAAATAACTAATATAACTGATTTTGCTATAGGAATAGGTGCTTCTTCACATCATGTATTTTTTATGGTGCCAACTGGTAGAGGAGAAAATATAGAAAGTGAAATTTTAAATAAGGTAGATTATGAAAATTCAATTAAAGAGGTAATGTTAAAAGGGCAGGAAGGCAGAATAGAAATAAAACCGACTTGTGCACCACAGTTTGTAAGAATAGCAGAAGAAAATGAAGTACAAACAAGATTTAAAAAGGGATGTCTTGCAGGAATAAGCTACTGTATTGTTAGCCCTATAGGAAATGTTCAGCCTTGTGCATATTTGAATATTTCAGTTGGTAATGTAAGAGAAAAAGCTTTCTATGAAATATGGGAAGAAAGTTTAGTTCTGAAAAAGCTTAGACATAAAGAATATGAGGGTAAGTGTAATGTTTGTGAGTATAAAAATAGTTGTGGAGGATGTAGAGCACGAGCAGCTTTTTATAATAATCAAAATATAATGGCTTCTGATGACTTTTGTCTTCATTATATATAA